Proteins co-encoded in one Haloarcula pelagica genomic window:
- a CDS encoding Ig-like domain-containing protein, with protein MLENSVLYDRYGERARPLTSERVVAGRRITLVMLNGSLSRSATTATDIELTPVSAPEQVTSVEGDGPVRLRLPTRLDREAWNELLRDEFVRNGGHVHDNVTVTSGSPYDTVTITLERNQTYDLRMARVDIGEQSTQAPAHYITADESGLATLSSGRSQRVVFEVRDRFNNPVSGVRVNATVGTNGSVSPVDPVTDRQGHATFRYTASTPGTARIDGTLGTSPGALETATVRVDVAGGATTTGSVDGEGPLVTGIDTSATTASGQSIPRGETTNLTATATDFQRGGVDIYAVEWWSDRATPGGGPGSGFAFAPADGEYDSVDETVTAPVDTTGWDTGTHNLSVRARDANGNWGPVESYTVVVTAGSTDPPGALAYDDENENGRYDSGETTYTRSQLESGLDDDRVNLVVPADVGSLNLRGGELRTRSMVIRAEIDTRGGDVKLTAERTVDIAGTTVLARGGNIELTAGEGGSGRLIATGATIDTNRDIVLRSDGDISLDGATVSAGRGADIEVDLGTGRATLFVGGARIVDSDDTIDYEPADASVDGSPTSGRVESD; from the coding sequence GTGCTGGAGAACAGTGTCCTCTACGACCGCTACGGGGAGCGGGCTCGTCCGCTGACATCGGAACGAGTGGTCGCCGGACGGCGAATCACGCTCGTGATGCTGAACGGCTCGCTGTCGCGGAGCGCGACGACCGCAACGGACATCGAACTGACGCCGGTCAGCGCGCCCGAGCAGGTGACCAGTGTCGAGGGCGACGGACCGGTCCGGCTCCGACTGCCGACTCGACTCGACAGAGAGGCGTGGAACGAACTCCTTCGCGACGAGTTCGTCCGGAACGGGGGCCACGTCCACGACAACGTCACGGTCACATCGGGGTCGCCGTACGATACGGTCACGATCACACTCGAACGCAACCAGACGTACGATCTGCGGATGGCGAGAGTCGACATCGGCGAGCAGTCGACTCAGGCCCCGGCTCACTACATCACTGCCGACGAGAGCGGGCTGGCGACCCTGTCGAGTGGCCGCTCACAGCGGGTCGTCTTCGAGGTCAGGGACCGGTTCAACAACCCTGTCAGCGGTGTCCGGGTGAACGCGACCGTCGGAACCAACGGGAGCGTCTCGCCGGTCGATCCGGTGACGGACCGGCAGGGACACGCCACCTTCCGCTACACCGCGTCGACGCCGGGAACGGCACGGATCGACGGGACTTTGGGGACGAGTCCCGGGGCGCTTGAGACCGCGACGGTCCGTGTCGACGTGGCCGGCGGCGCGACGACCACCGGGAGTGTGGACGGCGAAGGGCCGCTCGTGACCGGCATCGACACGTCGGCCACGACCGCCAGTGGGCAGTCGATCCCACGGGGTGAGACCACGAACCTGACGGCGACGGCCACGGACTTCCAGCGCGGCGGGGTCGACATCTACGCGGTCGAGTGGTGGTCCGACAGGGCCACGCCCGGCGGCGGCCCCGGCAGCGGGTTCGCGTTTGCGCCGGCCGACGGGGAGTACGACAGCGTCGACGAAACCGTCACCGCCCCAGTCGACACGACCGGCTGGGACACGGGGACGCACAACCTCTCTGTTCGCGCTCGGGACGCCAACGGGAACTGGGGGCCTGTCGAGTCGTACACGGTCGTCGTCACGGCCGGCAGTACCGACCCGCCGGGCGCGCTGGCCTACGACGACGAGAACGAGAACGGCCGGTACGACAGCGGGGAGACGACCTATACGCGATCCCAGTTGGAGAGCGGCCTCGACGACGACCGCGTGAACCTCGTCGTCCCGGCCGACGTGGGCAGCTTGAACCTCCGCGGCGGCGAGCTGAGAACCCGGAGCATGGTCATCCGAGCCGAGATCGACACCAGGGGTGGCGACGTGAAACTGACCGCCGAGCGGACAGTCGACATCGCCGGGACGACGGTACTCGCGCGTGGCGGGAACATCGAACTCACGGCGGGCGAGGGCGGGTCCGGCCGACTGATCGCCACCGGGGCGACGATAGACACCAACCGGGACATCGTGTTGCGGTCCGACGGCGATATCTCCCTCGATGGTGCGACGGTCAGTGCCGGTCGCGGTGCCGACATCGAAGTCGACCTGGGCACGGGGCGCGCGACGCTGTTCGTCGGCGGGGCGAGGATCGTAGACAGCGACGACACAATCGACTACGAACCCGCGGACGCTTCGGTCGATGGTAGTCCCACGAGCGGCCGCGTCGAGAGCGACTGA
- a CDS encoding cytochrome c oxidase subunit 3 produces the protein MAGSTDVAAEHAESGDEHGEHEHRSRWPLVAAVGAAALYFGAGFFFVGRDLLPTILPTVLAAVGAVGLVAGLAGWANEAFIADYRTERGTEGGIYTGGMVMFLVSDVATFSAGFVYYAFIRVGAWPPEHLPELLGSLVVINTALLLASSVTIHYAHHALERGDRRRFLGLLGVTLGLGIVFLGGQVVEYYEFVVGEGFTLTSGVFASAFFGLTGLHGLHVALGVVLLGITFGRALRGHYSAERDTAVGTVSLYWHFVDAVWIFLVLLVYVGAAL, from the coding sequence ATGGCCGGGTCGACGGACGTAGCGGCCGAGCACGCTGAGAGCGGCGACGAGCACGGCGAGCACGAGCATCGGAGTCGGTGGCCGCTCGTCGCCGCCGTCGGGGCGGCCGCCCTCTACTTCGGTGCCGGGTTCTTCTTCGTCGGCCGGGACTTGCTGCCGACGATACTCCCGACCGTCCTCGCTGCCGTCGGTGCGGTCGGCCTCGTGGCCGGGCTCGCCGGCTGGGCCAACGAGGCGTTCATCGCGGATTACCGGACCGAACGAGGCACCGAGGGGGGAATCTACACCGGCGGGATGGTCATGTTTCTGGTCTCCGACGTGGCGACGTTCTCGGCGGGGTTCGTCTACTACGCGTTCATCCGCGTCGGCGCGTGGCCCCCCGAGCATCTTCCGGAACTGCTCGGGTCGCTGGTCGTCATCAACACCGCCCTCCTGCTCGCCAGTAGCGTCACGATCCACTACGCCCATCACGCGCTGGAACGGGGCGATCGCCGCCGGTTCCTCGGGCTGTTGGGCGTCACGCTCGGGCTCGGGATCGTCTTCCTGGGCGGCCAGGTGGTCGAGTACTACGAGTTCGTCGTCGGCGAGGGGTTCACCCTGACCAGCGGCGTCTTCGCCAGCGCCTTCTTCGGGCTGACCGGGCTGCACGGCCTCCACGTCGCGCTGGGCGTGGTGTTGCTCGGGATCACGTTCGGACGGGCGCTTCGGGGCCACTACTCGGCCGAGCGTGACACCGCGGTGGGGACCGTCTCTCTGTACTGGCACTTCGTCGACGCCGTCTGGATCTTCCTCGTCCTCCTTGTTTACGTCGGCGCCGCGCTCTGA